One window of Lusitaniella coriacea LEGE 07157 genomic DNA carries:
- a CDS encoding quinone-dependent dihydroorotate dehydrogenase has product MDIYRRGIRPLLFSGLNADPEWVHQQSLNTLRWLDTNQKHFPFATIANQLERAFGYADSRLKQTLWGIEFANPVGLAAGFDKDGIAAGIWGKLGFGFAELGTVTYHPQPGNSRPRLFRLPEDGAALNRMGFNNQGSSALAERLERCNFSTVPLGINLGKSKITPLEEAASDYLGSFQRLQGLGDYFVVNVSSPNTPGLRSLQDKTQLSGILEALRGENQGKKPILVKISPDLEWDAIADVLDLAQTYHLAGIIATNTTIRRDRLKTQRIAATGKPIEEEAGGISGKPVRDRATEVIRFIHQQTQGNLPIIGVGGIFTPEEAWDKIAAGASLIQVYTGWTYQGPALIREILLGLANKLEAEGLQSISEVVGS; this is encoded by the coding sequence ATGGATATTTACCGTCGCGGCATTCGTCCGCTATTATTTTCTGGGTTAAATGCCGATCCCGAATGGGTGCATCAACAGAGTTTAAATACTTTAAGATGGCTAGATACAAATCAGAAGCATTTTCCCTTCGCAACCATCGCCAACCAATTGGAACGCGCTTTCGGTTACGCAGATAGCCGTTTGAAACAAACCCTTTGGGGGATTGAATTTGCCAATCCCGTGGGGTTAGCGGCTGGGTTCGATAAGGATGGGATTGCGGCGGGAATTTGGGGGAAATTGGGATTTGGTTTTGCGGAGTTGGGAACGGTAACCTATCACCCGCAACCGGGAAATTCTCGTCCTCGCCTGTTTCGCTTACCGGAAGATGGCGCAGCACTCAATCGCATGGGATTCAACAATCAAGGGAGTTCTGCCTTAGCGGAACGGCTGGAACGCTGCAATTTTTCAACGGTTCCCTTGGGGATTAATTTAGGAAAATCAAAGATAACGCCCTTAGAAGAGGCAGCAAGCGATTATTTGGGGAGTTTTCAGCGATTGCAAGGGTTGGGGGATTATTTTGTGGTGAATGTGAGTTCGCCAAATACACCAGGATTGCGATCGCTTCAAGATAAAACCCAATTAAGTGGAATTTTAGAGGCGCTGCGAGGGGAAAATCAAGGAAAAAAGCCGATTTTAGTGAAAATTTCCCCAGATTTGGAATGGGACGCGATCGCGGACGTTCTCGATCTCGCTCAAACTTACCACCTGGCGGGGATTATCGCTACCAATACTACGATTCGGCGCGATCGTTTGAAAACTCAACGCATTGCTGCGACGGGGAAACCCATTGAGGAAGAGGCGGGAGGGATTAGTGGAAAACCCGTGCGCGATCGCGCAACTGAAGTTATTCGCTTCATTCACCAACAAACTCAAGGAAATTTGCCCATTATTGGCGTTGGCGGTATCTTTACCCCAGAAGAGGCTTGGGACAAAATTGCAGCAGGTGCGAGTTTAATTCAAGTTTATACGGGATGGACGTACCAAGGTCCCGCGCTTATTCGAGAGATTTTATTGGGGTTGGCAAATAAACTTGAAGCAGAAGGATTGCAGTCTATTTCTGAAGTTGTGGGGTCATAG
- a CDS encoding SLC26A/SulP transporter family protein, with protein sequence MTQQATFQSNLSQFISSLTEAFQPNLLIPSLIAGLVTGAIGTIRGISYAALIFSGTLSTHLSNGVGMAVLSTAIINIVVALTSGLPGMIATPLAAPTAILAIMAGAIAQKMATHATPEAIYLTVASAIALSSLLTGLFLLLLGKFKLGDAIRFIPYPVVGGFMAGTGWLLVDGFFQVTTDLPLTLSNLSPLLNSNLLWQWLSGAIFAVLLLGISNRFKHYFVIPGTLLAFVGIFYLALFLTHTPIVEARTEGWLLGPFPEGGLWQPLDITAFDRVSWSAIFAQTSSIATLMLVCLLSLVLSNSGIELVVGRDIDLNNELQSIGFACLSAGLGSGMVGNQALPSTLLVHDIGGKSRLTGIFAAIPCLAVLLLGSSFLSFLPKPVLGALLLYLGLSLLVQWLYKAWFKLPLADYLIVVAILVAINIWGFLQGIVVGFVFAVVLFMYRYSQVNVAPIEASGAIARSNVQRNSTQQNSLQTQGEQIYILELQGFLFFGTANYLLNRARSRVEQHPQNPLRFILIDFRQVTGLDSSAVLSFDKILKIARKHSLTLIFTNLSPTFQSQLVLGGVLPKNNEETCCKIFPDIDRGLEWCENQVLEAISCIEPSLSLSQQLSQIFLEASQVSEFMTYLEPQTIDAGCTVFHQGEPSDHLYFLESGQVSVLLDLPNQQTKRLQTVCEGNILGEMRFYDKPSLSTSVVADTSTSLYGLSKTAFSQMKAEAPALAVQLEAYIVRVLCDSLARREQQLQVMN encoded by the coding sequence ATGACTCAACAAGCAACGTTTCAGTCAAATCTCAGCCAATTTATTTCGTCCTTAACCGAAGCGTTTCAACCTAATCTGCTGATCCCCAGTCTCATCGCAGGTTTAGTGACGGGTGCAATTGGCACGATTCGGGGGATTTCCTACGCGGCGTTGATTTTTTCAGGAACGCTCTCAACGCATCTTTCCAATGGCGTTGGGATGGCGGTGTTGAGTACGGCAATTATCAATATTGTGGTTGCGCTAACAAGCGGACTTCCGGGAATGATTGCTACGCCACTGGCTGCACCAACGGCAATTTTAGCAATAATGGCGGGCGCGATCGCGCAAAAAATGGCAACTCACGCCACCCCAGAAGCAATTTACCTCACCGTTGCCAGCGCGATCGCGCTTTCCTCTCTCCTAACAGGACTCTTTCTCCTGCTTTTAGGGAAATTCAAACTCGGCGATGCGATTCGCTTTATTCCCTATCCAGTGGTTGGCGGGTTTATGGCGGGGACGGGATGGTTGTTGGTGGATGGTTTTTTCCAAGTCACCACAGATTTACCCCTCACCCTTTCCAACCTCTCGCCTCTCCTAAACTCTAACCTTCTGTGGCAATGGCTGTCAGGCGCGATCTTTGCCGTACTCTTACTCGGCATTTCCAACCGTTTTAAGCACTACTTCGTCATACCCGGAACCCTACTCGCTTTCGTGGGAATTTTCTACCTCGCCTTGTTCCTCACCCATACTCCCATTGTCGAAGCGAGAACAGAGGGTTGGTTGCTGGGGCCCTTTCCCGAAGGGGGTTTGTGGCAACCCCTTGATATCACTGCCTTCGATCGCGTCAGTTGGTCGGCGATTTTCGCTCAAACGAGTAGTATTGCCACCTTAATGCTCGTCTGTCTTCTCTCTTTAGTGTTGAGTAATAGCGGCATTGAATTAGTTGTCGGACGAGATATCGATCTCAATAACGAACTGCAATCAATTGGTTTCGCTTGCTTAAGCGCAGGGTTGGGGAGTGGGATGGTGGGAAACCAAGCCTTACCCAGTACGCTTCTCGTCCACGATATTGGCGGAAAAAGTCGCCTCACGGGAATTTTCGCAGCGATTCCCTGTCTTGCGGTTTTGCTGTTGGGTTCGTCCTTTTTATCCTTCCTTCCCAAACCCGTCCTCGGTGCGTTGCTGCTGTATTTGGGATTATCTTTGCTCGTTCAATGGCTTTACAAAGCGTGGTTTAAGCTGCCGCTAGCGGATTATTTAATTGTTGTAGCGATTCTCGTCGCGATTAATATTTGGGGGTTTCTCCAAGGAATTGTCGTGGGTTTTGTCTTTGCTGTGGTGTTGTTTATGTATCGCTATAGCCAAGTGAATGTTGCTCCCATTGAAGCTTCCGGCGCGATCGCGCGCAGCAACGTCCAGCGCAACTCCACCCAACAAAACAGCCTGCAAACCCAAGGCGAGCAAATTTATATCCTCGAACTCCAAGGCTTTCTCTTTTTCGGTACGGCAAATTATTTACTCAATCGCGCGCGATCGCGCGTCGAACAACACCCTCAAAACCCCCTCCGCTTTATCCTCATTGACTTTCGCCAAGTTACCGGACTCGACTCCTCCGCAGTTCTCAGCTTTGACAAAATCCTTAAAATTGCCCGCAAACACTCATTAACCCTCATTTTCACCAATCTTTCCCCCACCTTCCAATCCCAACTCGTTCTCGGTGGTGTTCTCCCCAAAAACAACGAAGAAACATGCTGTAAAATTTTCCCCGATATCGATCGCGGATTAGAATGGTGCGAAAATCAAGTTCTTGAAGCGATATCTTGCATTGAACCGTCCCTCTCCCTGTCCCAACAACTGTCTCAAATTTTCCTAGAAGCATCGCAAGTATCGGAATTTATGACCTATCTCGAACCCCAAACCATCGATGCAGGTTGTACTGTTTTCCATCAAGGGGAACCCAGCGACCATTTATACTTCTTGGAATCGGGACAAGTCAGCGTTTTACTCGACCTCCCCAACCAACAAACCAAGCGCCTACAAACCGTTTGTGAGGGCAATATTTTGGGAGAGATGCGATTTTACGATAAACCCTCCCTCTCCACCTCCGTCGTTGCTGATACTTCCACTTCCCTCTACGGACTTAGCAAAACCGCCTTTTCCCAAATGAAAGCCGAAGCACCCGCCTTAGCGGTGCAACTCGAAGCCTACATCGTTCGCGTGTTGTGCGATAGTCTTGCGCGCAGAGAACAGCAGTTGCAAGTGATGAATTAA
- a CDS encoding DEP domain-containing protein, whose translation MLLLNHKQVRYHLLIRPTGVEIEIVPGVIYQNKQFVRGKSYPKEQRQIAIKQSRQFFEEQEEQRLCLLIESPRSLTLWHEDPQAKLANSETLDANVVENLSLKQVVRYMRGKDGLDIQERRYHLTAYPKCFVGGDAVKWMVKRLKLSPTEAIHLGQRLIEEKWIHHVADKHSFKDEALFYRFYLDE comes from the coding sequence ATGTTGCTTCTTAACCACAAGCAAGTTCGGTATCATCTTCTCATTCGCCCAACAGGAGTAGAAATAGAGATCGTTCCAGGTGTTATTTATCAAAATAAGCAATTTGTTCGGGGAAAGTCTTATCCCAAAGAGCAACGACAAATCGCAATCAAACAAAGTCGTCAGTTTTTTGAAGAACAGGAAGAACAGCGTTTATGCTTGCTGATTGAAAGCCCTCGCAGTTTAACCTTGTGGCATGAAGATCCCCAGGCAAAGCTTGCAAATTCAGAAACTTTAGATGCAAACGTCGTTGAGAATTTGAGCCTCAAACAAGTGGTTCGGTATATGAGGGGAAAAGACGGATTGGATATTCAAGAACGTCGTTATCACTTGACTGCTTATCCTAAATGTTTCGTGGGTGGCGACGCAGTGAAATGGATGGTCAAGCGGTTAAAACTCTCTCCAACCGAAGCGATTCACTTAGGACAGCGATTGATCGAGGAAAAATGGATTCATCACGTTGCAGACAAGCATTCTTTTAAAGACGAAGCCTTATTTTATCGCTTCTACCTTGATGAGTGA
- the cofH gene encoding 7,8-didemethyl-8-hydroxy-5-deazariboflavin synthase subunit CofH translates to MLKAIKSDKNSNNILEKALKNRDVSPEDALFLLQQTEPEQIEEIRQTANQLRQKQAGEIVTFIINRNINFTNICEQHCSFCAFRRDAGESGAYWLGIEQILEKATDAANRGATEICMQGGLNLDAKIDGKSLPYYVRLVETLKQEFPFLHLHAFSPQEVQFIAREDDLSYREVIQALQIAGVGSMPGTAAEVLEDKIRRVICPEKIDAATWLEIVGTAHQLGMPTTSTLLSGHIESPQQQVSHLEKLRQLQQNAVRQGYGAKITEFILLPFVGQEAPKPLRRRVGRDQPILQDALLLSAVARIYLGNWIPNHQPSWVKLGLDGAVEALSWGCNDLGGTLMEEHITTMAGAKGGTCMEPETLKSAIASIHRPYQERNTLYHPV, encoded by the coding sequence ATGCTGAAAGCAATAAAATCCGATAAAAACAGCAACAATATCCTCGAAAAAGCATTGAAAAACCGGGATGTTTCCCCGGAAGATGCTTTGTTTTTACTCCAACAAACAGAACCAGAACAAATCGAAGAAATTCGACAAACAGCGAACCAGTTACGACAAAAGCAAGCCGGAGAGATTGTTACATTTATCATCAACCGAAATATCAATTTCACCAATATTTGCGAGCAACATTGTAGTTTTTGTGCATTCCGTCGAGATGCGGGGGAATCAGGTGCCTATTGGTTAGGAATCGAGCAAATTCTTGAAAAAGCAACGGACGCGGCGAACAGAGGAGCAACAGAAATTTGTATGCAGGGGGGACTCAATCTAGACGCAAAGATTGATGGTAAGAGTTTGCCTTATTATGTACGACTCGTTGAAACCCTCAAACAGGAGTTTCCTTTCCTACACCTTCATGCCTTTTCTCCTCAAGAAGTCCAATTCATTGCCAGAGAAGACGATCTCAGCTATCGGGAGGTCATCCAAGCCTTGCAAATCGCAGGAGTGGGTTCGATGCCGGGAACGGCTGCGGAAGTTTTGGAGGATAAGATTCGGCGCGTCATTTGCCCGGAAAAAATCGATGCGGCAACCTGGTTAGAAATTGTGGGAACGGCGCATCAATTGGGAATGCCGACGACGAGTACGCTGCTATCGGGTCATATTGAGAGTCCCCAGCAACAGGTTTCGCATTTGGAGAAGTTGAGACAGTTGCAGCAAAATGCCGTTCGGCAGGGATATGGCGCGAAAATCACCGAATTTATCTTACTCCCTTTTGTGGGGCAAGAAGCCCCCAAGCCTTTGCGACGCAGGGTGGGACGAGATCAGCCGATTTTGCAGGATGCGTTGTTATTGAGTGCGGTTGCCCGAATCTATTTAGGGAATTGGATTCCCAATCATCAACCGAGTTGGGTCAAATTGGGCTTGGATGGGGCTGTGGAGGCACTGAGTTGGGGCTGTAACGATTTGGGCGGGACGTTAATGGAGGAGCATATTACGACGATGGCAGGGGCAAAGGGAGGGACTTGTATGGAACCGGAAACATTAAAGTCCGCGATCGCGTCCATCCATCGTCCCTACCAAGAACGAAATACCCTCTACCACCCCGTGTGA
- a CDS encoding efflux RND transporter periplasmic adaptor subunit, with product MTDFNVRSLLSRKCLSGLLTLSWLVSACGNATPEMPQAGAVPVTVDTVRKGVVEESAEFNGKLEAKRRVVVRPQTDGQITAIAVNSGDAVEAGKLIVQLKPQKNQAEVNAAVSNVNVRQASLNSTRAELNGAKAEESRAKAQVQSAQADLQSQIAEVQRQQAEVKLRQEEFKRSTFLVSEGVQPQQELDEKKRNLDTAIANLKSQQALRNSRQEALNGARAALRVARQRIKGAEAALDRENARVREAEAQVGVVSEDLDDNRITAPISGIIGDISAKVGDYVEQGNELTSITQNSTLELRLSIPVERADQLRLGLPVELVDTNIRGQISFISPQVDSEAQSILAKATFTNDGNLRDGQFVRARVIWNSQSGILIPMTAVSRIGGQAFVFLVEDGESQEKIARQQPISLGALQGGKYPVLKGLEGGEKMVTEGILKLSDGAPIDPNSQPQETETTPSPEAQ from the coding sequence ATGACTGACTTTAACGTTCGTTCCTTGCTATCCCGTAAGTGCCTCAGTGGACTTTTGACGCTTTCTTGGCTGGTCAGTGCTTGTGGAAATGCAACGCCTGAAATGCCTCAAGCTGGAGCGGTTCCCGTTACAGTCGATACGGTTCGCAAAGGCGTTGTGGAAGAGAGTGCGGAATTTAATGGGAAATTGGAGGCCAAACGCAGGGTTGTGGTGCGACCCCAAACCGACGGTCAAATTACCGCGATCGCGGTGAATAGTGGAGATGCAGTGGAAGCGGGCAAATTAATCGTACAGTTGAAGCCTCAAAAAAACCAAGCTGAGGTGAATGCCGCGGTTTCTAATGTCAACGTGCGCCAAGCTTCTCTCAACAGCACCAGAGCCGAACTCAACGGGGCAAAAGCGGAAGAAAGTCGAGCCAAAGCTCAGGTTCAAAGCGCTCAAGCGGATTTGCAAAGTCAAATTGCTGAGGTGCAACGCCAACAAGCAGAAGTCAAACTGCGCCAGGAAGAGTTTAAGAGATCGACATTTTTGGTGTCAGAGGGGGTGCAACCCCAACAGGAATTGGATGAGAAAAAGCGCAATCTCGATACCGCGATCGCGAACTTAAAATCCCAACAAGCCTTGCGTAACTCCCGACAAGAAGCCCTCAATGGGGCTAGAGCGGCGCTGAGAGTGGCGAGACAGCGAATTAAAGGGGCGGAGGCGGCTTTGGATCGAGAAAACGCGAGGGTGCGGGAAGCAGAAGCTCAGGTTGGAGTAGTGAGCGAAGATTTAGATGATAACCGCATCACTGCGCCTATTTCTGGGATAATTGGCGATATTTCCGCGAAAGTTGGGGATTACGTCGAACAGGGGAACGAACTTACCTCGATTACGCAAAATTCCACCTTGGAGTTGCGTCTTTCCATTCCCGTCGAGCGCGCCGATCAATTACGCTTAGGGTTGCCCGTGGAACTCGTCGATACCAATATTCGGGGACAAATTAGCTTCATTTCACCTCAAGTGGATAGCGAAGCGCAATCAATCCTAGCCAAAGCTACCTTTACCAATGATGGCAACTTGCGAGACGGGCAATTCGTTCGAGCCAGAGTAATTTGGAATTCCCAGAGCGGTATTTTAATCCCGATGACGGCGGTTTCTCGAATTGGCGGACAAGCCTTTGTTTTTTTGGTGGAAGACGGAGAATCGCAAGAGAAAATTGCACGACAGCAACCCATCTCCCTCGGCGCGCTTCAGGGCGGAAAATACCCCGTCCTCAAAGGATTGGAAGGAGGAGAAAAAATGGTGACAGAGGGAATTCTCAAACTCTCTGATGGCGCGCCAATCGATCCAAACTCACAGCCTCAAGAAACGGAAACAACACCTTCCCCAGAAGCGCAATGA